A stretch of the Malus sylvestris chromosome 10, drMalSylv7.2, whole genome shotgun sequence genome encodes the following:
- the LOC126584646 gene encoding mogroside IE synthase-like, whose amino-acid sequence MEKGQLRAYKAHCLILPYPSQGHMNPMLQFAKLLDHKGVRATLVTTRFLYKTMHSSGSSSAAWETISDGFDDAGRGDTNRDIYLGRFWQVGSKTLAELLEKLSNSGSPVDCVVYDAFMPWPLDVARKLGIAGAVYFTQSCAVDNVYYHVHRGLLKLPLADGHSQISLPGLPALDPLDLPSFVYDCRSYPAFYSMLVGQFSNVDKADWVLCNTFYELEEQVVDWMAKLWRLRTVGPTIPSNYLNKRLKDDKEYNVNFFKSDNDACIKWLNERPKGSIAYVSFGSIAKLEDEQMEELAWGLRRSKSSFLWVVRESEAAKVPKGFIEETSEKGLVVSWCPQMEVLAHEAVGCFVTHCGWNSTLEALSLGVPMVALPQWSDQRTNAKYIMDVWKVGVRAPTDEKGVVRQDVLEQCISEVMEGEIGEEIQKNAVKWKELARKAVDEGGSSDKNIDEFIAKLQNQS is encoded by the exons atggagaaaggaCAGCTGAGAGCCTACAAAGCTCACTGCTTGATCTTACCCTATCCGAGCCAAGGCCACATGAATCCGATGCTCCAATTTGCCAAGCTTCTAGATCACAAAGGAGTGAGAGCCACTCTCGTGACGACTCGCTTTCTCTACAAGACAATGCACAGCTCAGGATCGAGCAGCGCAGCTTGGGAGACCATCTCCGATGGCTTCGATGATGCTGGGAGAGGGGACACAAACAGAGACATCTATTTGGGAAGGTTCTGGCAAGTGGGGTCAAAAACTTTGGCCGAGCTTCTTGAGAAGCTTTCGAACTCAGGGTCCCCCGTGGATTGTGTTGTCTATGATGCATTCATGCCTTGGCCTTTGGATGTCGCCAGGAAGCTTGGAATAGCGGGGGCAGTTTACTTCACTCAGTCTTGTGCTGTTGACAATGTCTACTACCATGTCCACAGAGGGCTGTTGAAGCTTCCTCTTGCTGATGGTCATTCTCAAATTTCACTTCCCGGGTTGCCAGCGCTGGATCCTTTGGACTTGCCATCGTTTGTTTACGATTGTAGATCTTACCCGGCTTTCTACAGCATGCTTGTGGGTCAGTTCTCGAATGTCGACAAAGCTGATTGGGTCCTGTGCAACACCTTTTATGAGTTGGAAGAACAA GTGGTGGATTGGATGGCAAAGCTTTGGCGATTGAGGACCGTTGGACCAACTATACCGTCCAACTACTTGAATAAGAGACTCAAAGATGACAAAGAATACAATGTCAACTTCTTCAAATCAGACAATGATGCCTGCATAAAATGGCTAAATGAGAGGCCAAAAGGTTCCATTGCTTATGTATCATTTGGCAGCATAGCGAAACTCGAAGATGAACAAATGGAGGAGCTGGCTTGGGGCTTGAGGAGGAGCAAAAGTAGTTTCTTGTGGGTGGTTAGAGAATCAGAAGCGGCCAAGGTCCCAAAAGGGTTTATCGAGGAGACATCCGAGAAGGGTTTAGTGGTTTCGTGGTGCCCCCAAATGGAGGTTTTGGCTCACGAGGCGGTTGGATGCTTCGTCACACATTGCGGTTGGAACTCAACTTTGGAGGCATTGAGTTTGGGGGTTCCGATGGTGGCATTGCCACAGTGGAGTGACCAGCGTACAAATGCCAAATACATTATGGATGTGTGGAAAGTAGGGGTTAGAGCTCCAACTGATGAGAAAGGGGTTGTGAGACAAGACGTATTAGAACAATGTATAAGTGAAGTAATGGAGGGGGAGATAGGGGAAGAAATACAGAAGAACGCCGTGAAATGGAAAGAATTGGCCCGAAAAGCAGTGGATGAGGGCGGAAGCTCTGATAAAAACATTGACGAGTTCATTGCAAAACTGCAGAATCAAAGCTAG